A window from Musa acuminata AAA Group cultivar baxijiao chromosome BXJ3-10, Cavendish_Baxijiao_AAA, whole genome shotgun sequence encodes these proteins:
- the LOC135651284 gene encoding rust resistance kinase Lr10-like — MKSSTPVSFSITTVSPLLLLLLLLTTAELCSSQRNKSCPRSSCGDLSIRSPFRLRGDPPDCGEPQLELVCEGKDAVLYRDSDKYYVTDISYKRGRCRLLYAGFVTGTCRLPPRVPFSAMDFDNFLSPFIYESFRGSTTIWASFMNCTKEIHSPEYVAVPCLSGNNSTTYVVVESDAYALLYLKNSCSFITYLPVEGFLSTGMDIFELLRKGFLVEWSFTITNENIVEQCWTSTTSLYTYVVIHGTDAIYIKFLESIYFEMDFLTCIFYEESDPNRSHTILSIALVLIILLDVALCLLVGRLIFATSSAAVFLAYNAWKMRAPVDSVEKFLRNQQTLSPTRYAYSDIIAMTSHFREKIGQGGFGSVFKGHLLGRYPVAVKMLGGSKFDGEEFINEVSTIGRIHHLNVVRLLGFCSDGSKRALVYEYMPGGSLDKHIFSASSSNHRRFTMEKLRDIALGVARGIDYLHHGCDMQIVHFDIKPHNILLDHAFTPKISDFGLAKLYPKDYSLISISAARGTIGYIAPELISRSFGVISHKSDVYSFGMLLMEMAGGRRNVNPKADKSSQIYYPSWIYDQLAGEEWPREPRLDWTTEIDAMERKLCMVGLWCIQMKSCDRPSMSRVVEMLEGDVNDLRMPPKPFFSAPQPSLGRQSSCMPSCSSGLEIISEHDDLP; from the exons ATGAAAAGCTCAACCCCAGTATCCTTTTCTATTACTACCgtttctcctctcctcctcctcttgctcCTCCTCACCACCGCCGAACTCTGTAGCTCCCAGCGCAATAAAAGCTGCCCTCGTTCTTCTTGCGGCGACCTCAGCATTCGCTCTCCGTTCCGTCTAAGGGGCGATCCGCCTGACTGCGGTGAACcgcagttggaacttgtgtgtgaaGGAAAAGATGCGGTGCTCTATCGCGACTCCGACAAGTACTACGTCACCGATATCTCATATAAGAGAGGGCGATGTCGGCTCCTCTATGCTGGTTTCGTGACAGGCACTTGCCGTCTCCCACCCCGTGTCCCTTTTAGCGCTATGGATTTCGATAACTTCCTTTCACCGTTCATTTATGAGTCATTTCGGGGCTCAACTACAATCTGGGCCAGTTTTATGAACTGCACGAAGGAAATCCACAGCCCGGAGTATGTGGCCGTGCCTTGCCTTAGCGGGAACAACTCCACTACATATGTCGTGGTTGAGTCCGATGCATATGCGCTACTCTACCTTAAGAATTCATGTAGCTTCATCACCTATCTTCCGGTTGAAGGATTCTTGAGTACAGGCATGGACATCTTTGAGCTCCTACGGAAAGGATTCCTGGTTGAATGGTCATTTACAATCACGAACGAGAACATCGTCGAGCAGTGTTGGACAAGCACGACATC GTTATATACGTATGTTGTTATACATGGAACCGACGCTATTTACATTAAGTTTCTAGAATCCATATATTTTGAGATGGATTTTCTAACTTGCATCTTCTATGAGGAGAGTGATCCCAACCGCAGCCACACTATCTTGAGTATCGCACTGGTCTTGATCATTTTATTAGACGTAGCTCTCTGTTTACTAG TGGGCAGACTTATATTTGCTACTTCATCTGCTGCTGTGTTCCTGGCGTACAACGCTTGGAAAATGAGAGCACCCGTCGACTCAGTAGAGAAGTTTCTGCGGAACCAGCAAACTCTGTCGCCCACACGGTATGCTTATAGCGACATCATCGCCATGACAAGCCACTTCAGAGAAAAGATAGGCCAAGGCGGCTTCGGTTCCGTCTTCAAAGGACATCTCCTCGGCCGGTACCCGGTCGCTGTTAAGATGCTGGGCGGCTCCAAGTTCGACGGAGAGGAGTTCATCAACGAGGTCTCCACCATCGGTAGGATTCACCACTTGAACGTGGTGCGGCTTCTCGGCTTTTGCTCCGACGGATCCAAGAGAGcgctggtgtacgagtacatgcccGGCGGCTCACTCGACAAGCACATCTTCTCTGCAAGCAGCAGCAACCATCGCCGGTTCACCATGGAGAAGCTCCGTGACATAGCCCTGGGTGTGGCCAGGGGCATCGACTACCTTCACCATGGGTGCGACATGCAGATCGTGCACTTCGACATCAAGCCCCACAACATCCTCCTCGATCACGCTTTCACTCCCAAGATCTCGGATTTTGGATTGGCAAAGCTGTATCCGAAGGACTACAGCCTGATATCCATCAGCGCCGCGAGAGGCACGATAGGATACATAGCGCCTGAACTGATATCTAGGAGCTTCGGGGTCATATCTCACAAGTCagatgtttacagcttcggcatgCTGCTCATGGAGATGGCTGGAGGAAGGAGAAACGTGAATCCAAAGGCGGACAAGTCCAGCCAGATCTACTATCCTTCATGGATCTACGACCAGCTCGCCGGAGAGGAATGGCCAAGAGAGCCAAGATTGGATTGGACTACGGAGATCGATGCGATGGAGAGAAAGCTGTGCATGGTGGGGCTCTGGTGCATTCAGATGAAGTCATGCGATCGCCCCTCCATGAGCCGCGTGGTGGAGATGCTGGAAGGCGACGTGAATGACTTGCGCATGCCTCCCAAGCCCTTCTTCTCCGCCCCACAGCCAAGCTTGGGAAGACAGTCCTCCTGCATGCCTTCATGTTCTTCAGGACTAGAAATCATTTCAGAGCATGACGACCTTCCCTGA
- the LOC135651286 gene encoding nuclear transcription factor Y subunit C-1-like has translation MELQKWHLQQFWQQQMLELGNLADYKQHQLPLARIKRIMKLDGAAKMVSSDTPIIFAKACELFILELTVRSWLHAEQCKRLTIRRTDVAGAICHADMLNFLVDMLRPDEFQVLLCFSSNLGVLFGF, from the exons ATGGAGCTCCAAAAGTGGCATTTACAGCAATTTTGGCAGCAACAAATGCTTGAATTGGGAAACCTTGCAG ATTACAAGCAGCATCAACTGCCACTTGCAAGGATCAAACGTATAATGAAATTGGATGGGGCGGCAAAG ATGGTTAGCTCGGACACGCCGATCATATTTGCAAAAGCATGCGAGCTCTTCATCTTGGAGCTCACGGTACGCTCATGGCTCCATGCCGAGCAGTGCAAGAGGCTCACCATCCGAAGAACCGATGTAGCAGGGGCCATCTGCCATGCAGACATGCTTAATTTCTTGGTCGACATGCTTCGCCCAGATGAGTTCCAGGTATTGCTATGTTTTAGCTCCAACTTGGGAGTCCTCTTTGGTTTCTGA